Proteins encoded within one genomic window of Perognathus longimembris pacificus isolate PPM17 chromosome 28, ASM2315922v1, whole genome shotgun sequence:
- the LOC125343322 gene encoding GTPase ERas-like has protein sequence MPLPATQSVLDLGSCSPVESQETLVQSQNVDKRLPEYKVVVVGASAVGKSALIIQMIYKQFVKDHDPTIQDTYWKDVVQDEGGYVLQVMDTSGQDIHRSLCNHCLASGDGVLVVFALDDLSTLHQLPQMRATWGTHVNQPLVLVGNKCDLVPTISEDARAAVAALAKSWGAPFVETSAKTQKGVEEAFSLLVREIQRTQEAKAGAAKKNVRPQKAMCTCGCSVA, from the coding sequence ATGCCACTGCCAGCTACACAGAGTGTCTTGGACCTGGGCTCTTGCAGCCCAGTGGAGAGCCAGGAGACGTTGGTGCAGTCCCAAAATGTTGACAAACGGCTGCCTGAAtacaaggtggtggtggtgggtgcaAGCGCCGTGGGCAAGAGTGCCTTGATCATCCAAATGATCTACAAGCAGTTTGTGAAAGACCACGACCCCACCATCCAGGATACTTACTGGAAAGATGTGGTCCAAGATGAAGGAGGCTACGTTCTACAAGTGATGGACACTTCAGGGCAAGATATACACAGGTCCTTGTGTAACCACTGCCTGGCTTCTGGTGATGGGGTGCTGGTTGTCTTTGCACTAGATGACCTCTCAACACTCCACCAACTGCCGCAAATGCGAGCCACTTGGGGCACACACGTCAACCAGCCACTTGTCTTGGTGGGCAACAAATGTGATCTGGTGCCTACTATCTCTGAAGATGCTCGCGCTGCAGTGGCAGCCCTGGCAAAAAGCTGGGGTGCCCCTTTTGTGGAGACCTCAGCCAAGACTCAGAAAGGTGTGGAAGAAGCTTTTTCTTTGCTTGTCCGGGAGATCCAGAGAACCCAGGAAGCCAAGGCAGGAGCAGCTAAGAAGAATGTCCGGCCCCAGAAAGCGATGTGCACCTGTGGCTGCTCTGTGGCCTGA